Genomic DNA from Falsibacillus pallidus:
GTAGCAAAGTTGAAAATCAGTGATGTCTGTAGTCAAACTATGCGAATACGAGTCGAACAGGCAAAACATAATACCAACCGATATACCATTCTATCTAATACGGCACTGGAAGTGCTCCGTGACTATTTTAGAGCCTTCTTTTCAAACGTTTCCTATGAACGCAGCGATTGGCTTTTCCCAGGGAGAAATCCTAAAGAACATATTCATGTGAAAACGATAAAGAATACATTCATCAAACTTAGAGAAAAGTTGAATCTGGATTTCAATATTTCAGCTCACACCTTACGGCATTGTTTTGCGACACATTCGTTAGAAAGTGGCGTTGAACCGGTATTGATTCAACAGATGCTTGGACATAATCGTCTTCAAACCACTTCGATCTACTTGCATATGACCTCCAAAAGCTTAATGGGCATTAAAAGTCCATTAGATACCAAAGGAAACCATCAAACATGACGAATGTCCAAGATCTGTTTAGAACCTTTTATCCTAAGTATCAAAGAACCTACAAATCTTCCAAAGAACAATTCAAAGCCGCCAGGGATATTCGAGATTGTAAAACAGCCACCATGGGTGGCCATTCTTATAAATGTGATACGTGCCATCATACTCAAATAAGCTATAATTCCTGCCGGAATCGTCACTGTACCATGTGCCAAGGAGTGAACAAGGAGATTTGGGTGGATCAGAGGAGGAAAGATGTTCTGGTTGCCCCCTATTTTCACGTGGTTTTTACCATGCCCGAACAATTACACATGGTCATCTACCATAACCAGAAACTACTCTATAACTTGATGTATAAAGCGGTCGCCGAAACCTTGATGGAGCTTTCTCAGGATAAAAAATATTTAGGAGCTCAGATTGGTTTTTTATCCGTCTTGCATACATGGGGGCAAAATCTTCACTACCATCCCCATATTCACACCGTTGTATTAGCGGGTGGACTGAACTCGCACAACCAGTGGTGTAGTTCTAGTGAAAAATTCTTTATTCCTGTAAAAGTGTTATCCAAAAAGTTTCGTGGTAAATTTCTTTACTATCTCAAACAATATTACGCTCAAAATTCATTGAATTTCTATAATGAAACCAAGCAGTTCGAAGAACCTGAAATCTTTCAGAAATTACTAGATGAGTGTTACAACCTTAATTGGTACAGCTATACCAAAAGGACGTTTTCAGGACCATTGGCCGTGATGAAATACCTTGGCCGTTACACGCATCGAATCGCTATATCCAATCATCGAATTATCTCCAAAACAAAAGAGACCGTAACGTTTCAAGTAAAAGACTATAAAAACAACAATCAGAAGAAAACCGTGACTTTAAAAGGTGTAGAGTTTGTTCGTCGCTTTCTCATGCATGTCCTTCCAAGAAAATTTGTCAAAGTGAGACATTATGGGCTACTAGCCAATCGAAATAAGAAAACAAAGCTTGCCCTTTGTAGGAAGCTC
This window encodes:
- a CDS encoding tyrosine-type recombinase/integrase, encoding MKQYDQEIELYFELKGTPDSSRESYWRGMRAFLTFLQERNTPIEEMDEKDIQQYILFLKKEKGLSAGTINNYISAIKFFYTYILDKEWNHRKVPRMKRTKSFPVIPSREDVDALLDSTTNLKHKAILVLIYGSGLRVSEVAKLKISDVCSQTMRIRVEQAKHNTNRYTILSNTALEVLRDYFRAFFSNVSYERSDWLFPGRNPKEHIHVKTIKNTFIKLREKLNLDFNISAHTLRHCFATHSLESGVEPVLIQQMLGHNRLQTTSIYLHMTSKSLMGIKSPLDTKGNHQT
- a CDS encoding IS91 family transposase — translated: MTNVQDLFRTFYPKYQRTYKSSKEQFKAARDIRDCKTATMGGHSYKCDTCHHTQISYNSCRNRHCTMCQGVNKEIWVDQRRKDVLVAPYFHVVFTMPEQLHMVIYHNQKLLYNLMYKAVAETLMELSQDKKYLGAQIGFLSVLHTWGQNLHYHPHIHTVVLAGGLNSHNQWCSSSEKFFIPVKVLSKKFRGKFLYYLKQYYAQNSLNFYNETKQFEEPEIFQKLLDECYNLNWYSYTKRTFSGPLAVMKYLGRYTHRIAISNHRIISKTKETVTFQVKDYKNNNQKKTVTLKGVEFVRRFLMHVLPRKFVKVRHYGLLANRNKKTKLALCRKLTKSPLYKPKFEGLSTLEVVSVLLKRDVTLCPGCKKDHLKAVTTGHVP